In a single window of the Pseudomonas oryzihabitans genome:
- a CDS encoding sulfite exporter TauE/SafE family protein, whose amino-acid sequence MLETLAALIPAFSPLDWLFIEAIVVLAYLIFGVAGFGSALVAGPLLTSWMPLSRIVPLLVMLDFLASFHNWLPDRRAIAGRELRRLLPMLLLGAALGTYLLMRTDARLLMLWLGLFVVAYSTYSLLTPKGFRQLAPAWSIPAGGVGGLCGALFGSGGFLYALYLNGRLEDKNAIRGTQSFLIGCSASIRIVLLLIAGAYSDGSLLLLAVCLLPAMVLGGWIGRHLQRRLSHERFTRLVTWLVLVSGVTLIGRYLAG is encoded by the coding sequence ATGCTCGAAACCCTCGCTGCCCTGATTCCCGCCTTCAGTCCGCTCGATTGGCTGTTCATCGAAGCCATCGTGGTCCTGGCCTATCTGATCTTCGGCGTGGCCGGTTTCGGCAGCGCCCTGGTCGCAGGTCCCTTGCTCACCAGCTGGATGCCGCTGTCGCGCATCGTGCCGCTGCTGGTGATGCTGGATTTCCTCGCCTCCTTTCATAACTGGCTGCCGGATCGCCGCGCCATTGCCGGGCGCGAACTCAGGCGATTGCTGCCCATGCTGCTGCTCGGCGCCGCCCTGGGCACCTACCTGCTGATGCGCACCGATGCCCGGCTGCTGATGCTCTGGCTGGGGCTCTTCGTGGTCGCCTATTCCACCTACAGCCTGCTCACGCCCAAGGGTTTTCGCCAGCTGGCGCCGGCCTGGTCGATCCCCGCAGGTGGCGTCGGAGGCCTCTGCGGCGCCCTGTTCGGCAGTGGCGGGTTTCTCTATGCGCTCTATCTCAACGGCCGCCTGGAAGACAAGAACGCTATCCGCGGCACCCAGAGCTTCCTCATCGGCTGCAGCGCCTCCATCCGCATCGTCCTGCTGCTGATCGCCGGCGCCTACAGCGACGGCAGCCTGCTGCTGCTCGCCGTCTGCCTGCTACCGGCCATGGTGCTCGGCGGCTGGATCGGTCGCCACCTGCAACGGCGCCTGTCCCACGAACGCTTCACCCGGTTGGTGACCTGGCTGGTGCTGGTCTCTGGCGTGACCCTGATCGGACGGTATCTGGCGGGGTAG
- a CDS encoding SDR family oxidoreductase: protein MRKGTALIVGVTGISGYNLAHTLVASGWTVYGLARKPVAQEGVIPVAADLLDAESTRQALAGLLISHVFFCTWTRRDTEKENVEANGAMMNNLCQALAGAPLQHLALVTGTKHYLGSFEEYGSGKAETPFRESEPRQPGANFYYTLEDILFAAAEQHGFGWSVHRSHSMIGQAKGTNAMNMGLTLAVYASLCKATGQPFVFPGSRTQWDSLTDVTDAGLLAEQLEWAALAPAARNQAFNTVNGDVFRWRWLWSEIAAFFDLEPAPYPEQPMPLEARMKDTAPAQWRKLAEEHDLVEADVDKLASWWHSDADLGREIECLNDMTKSRDLGFFGYRDTRASFLDLFTRLRAQRLIP from the coding sequence ATGCGCAAGGGCACTGCTCTTATCGTTGGCGTTACCGGCATTTCCGGCTACAACCTGGCCCACACCCTGGTGGCGTCGGGCTGGACGGTCTATGGCCTGGCCCGTAAACCCGTGGCCCAGGAGGGCGTCATCCCGGTCGCCGCCGACCTGCTGGATGCCGAGTCCACCCGCCAGGCCCTGGCCGGCCTGCTGATCAGCCACGTGTTCTTCTGCACCTGGACCCGCCGTGACACCGAGAAGGAAAACGTCGAGGCCAATGGCGCCATGATGAACAACCTCTGCCAGGCCCTGGCCGGCGCGCCGCTGCAGCACCTGGCGCTGGTCACCGGCACCAAGCACTACCTGGGTTCCTTCGAGGAATACGGCAGTGGCAAGGCCGAGACGCCCTTCCGCGAAAGCGAACCGCGCCAGCCCGGCGCCAACTTCTACTACACCCTGGAAGACATCCTCTTCGCCGCCGCCGAGCAGCATGGCTTCGGCTGGAGCGTGCACCGCTCCCACAGCATGATCGGCCAGGCCAAGGGCACCAACGCCATGAACATGGGCCTGACCCTGGCGGTCTACGCCTCCCTGTGCAAGGCCACCGGCCAGCCCTTCGTCTTTCCCGGCTCCCGTACCCAGTGGGACAGCCTGACCGACGTCACCGATGCCGGCCTGCTCGCCGAGCAGCTGGAGTGGGCGGCCCTGGCACCGGCGGCGCGCAACCAGGCGTTCAACACCGTCAATGGCGATGTCTTCCGCTGGCGCTGGCTGTGGAGCGAGATCGCCGCCTTCTTCGACCTGGAGCCGGCACCCTATCCCGAGCAGCCCATGCCGCTGGAAGCGCGGATGAAGGACACGGCCCCGGCGCAGTGGCGCAAGCTGGCCGAGGAACACGACCTGGTGGAAGCCGATGTCGACAAGCTCGCTTCCTGGTGGCACAGCGACGCCGACCTCGGTCGCGAGATCGAATGCCTCAACGACATGACCAAGAGCCGTGACCTGGGCTTCTTCGGCTATCGCGACACCCGGGCGAGCTTTCTCGACCTTTTCACCCGCCTCAGAGCCCAGCGCCTGATTCCCTGA
- a CDS encoding LysR family transcriptional regulator — protein MYSSERLKGLDVFVTVADLGSFTAAGERLNLTGSAVGKSVARLESRLGVRLFQRTTRRLSLTEAGASFYRTCTGVLAELEQAELGLTAQEGEPHGRVRIDLPASYGRLHVLPLILELLHRYPLLQPDLSFADRFVDPVHEGIDILVRIGGSDAWPASLGHRFLGTQRQVFCAAPAYLAQHGRPQTPTDLVDHQCIGFRQADGLVSPWQLRGEQPGDSERWVFQPRLVVGDGEGEVLAALAGHGIAQLPTWLIAEHLATGALVDVLPEHAVDGSPINLVWPRSRETLPRVRLLLDHLAARLLPTVAPRMSR, from the coding sequence TTGTATTCTTCCGAACGCCTCAAGGGGCTCGACGTCTTTGTCACCGTGGCCGATCTCGGCAGCTTCACCGCCGCCGGCGAGCGCCTCAATCTCACCGGCTCGGCCGTCGGCAAGAGCGTGGCGCGACTGGAAAGCCGGCTGGGCGTGCGGCTGTTCCAGCGCACCACCCGCCGCCTGAGCCTGACCGAGGCCGGCGCCAGTTTCTATCGCACCTGCACCGGGGTGCTGGCCGAGCTGGAACAGGCCGAGCTAGGGCTGACCGCCCAGGAGGGCGAGCCCCATGGCCGGGTGCGCATCGACCTGCCCGCTTCCTATGGCCGCCTGCACGTACTGCCGCTGATCCTGGAACTGCTGCACCGCTATCCCCTGCTGCAACCGGATCTGTCCTTCGCCGATCGCTTCGTCGATCCGGTGCACGAGGGCATCGACATCCTGGTGCGCATCGGCGGCTCCGATGCCTGGCCGGCCAGCCTGGGGCATCGCTTCCTCGGTACCCAGCGCCAGGTCTTTTGCGCCGCTCCGGCCTATCTTGCCCAGCATGGCCGACCCCAGACCCCGACCGACCTGGTCGATCACCAGTGCATCGGCTTTCGCCAAGCCGACGGCCTGGTCAGCCCCTGGCAGCTGCGCGGCGAGCAGCCGGGCGATAGCGAACGCTGGGTGTTCCAGCCGCGGCTGGTAGTGGGCGATGGCGAAGGCGAGGTGCTGGCGGCGCTGGCTGGCCATGGCATCGCCCAGCTGCCGACCTGGCTGATCGCCGAGCACCTGGCCACTGGCGCCCTGGTCGATGTGCTGCCCGAGCATGCCGTCGACGGCTCGCCGATCAACCTGGTATGGCCGCGCAGTCGCGAGACCCTGCCCCGGGTCCGGCTGCTGCTCGACCATCTGGCCGCGCGCCTGTTGCCTACCGTGGCGCCGCGGATGTCCCGCTAG
- a CDS encoding NAD(P)-dependent alcohol dehydrogenase, with amino-acid sequence MSQAQGYAAQSADQPLAPYSFERREPGAHDVQIDILFCGVCHSDLHTARNEWNNTLFPSVPGHEIVGTVTAVGAHVKNFKVGDSVGVGCMVDSCQHCAPCDAGEESYCENGFTGTYNGNLYGGSENTQGGYSDHIVVNEKFVLKVSHTENLAAVAPLLCAGITTYSPLAHWKVGPGKKVGIVGLGGLGHMGVKIAHAMGAHVVLFTTSANKKDDALRLGADEVVVSKNEDEMAAHANSFDFILNTVAAPHNLDAFLTLLKWDGTMTLVGVPAEPHPAPSVFNLVMKRRQLAGSLIGGIRETQEMLDFCAKHGIVSDIEQIAIQDINEAYERMLKSDVKYRFVIDMQSLKQGQTAA; translated from the coding sequence ATGAGCCAAGCCCAAGGCTACGCTGCCCAGTCCGCCGACCAGCCCCTGGCGCCCTACTCCTTCGAGCGCCGCGAGCCGGGTGCCCACGACGTGCAGATCGACATCCTCTTCTGCGGCGTCTGCCATTCCGACCTGCACACCGCACGCAACGAGTGGAACAACACCCTCTTCCCGTCCGTGCCCGGCCACGAGATCGTCGGCACCGTTACCGCGGTCGGTGCCCACGTGAAGAATTTCAAGGTCGGCGACAGCGTCGGCGTCGGCTGCATGGTCGACAGCTGCCAGCACTGCGCGCCCTGTGATGCCGGCGAAGAGTCCTATTGCGAGAACGGCTTCACCGGCACCTACAACGGCAACCTCTACGGTGGCAGCGAAAACACCCAGGGCGGCTACTCCGACCACATCGTGGTCAACGAGAAGTTCGTGCTCAAGGTGAGCCACACCGAGAACCTGGCCGCCGTGGCACCGCTGCTGTGCGCCGGCATCACCACCTACTCGCCGCTGGCCCACTGGAAGGTCGGCCCGGGCAAGAAGGTCGGCATCGTCGGTCTGGGTGGCCTGGGCCACATGGGCGTGAAGATCGCCCACGCCATGGGTGCCCATGTGGTGCTCTTCACCACCAGCGCCAACAAGAAGGACGACGCCCTGCGTCTGGGCGCCGACGAAGTGGTGGTCTCGAAGAACGAAGACGAGATGGCCGCTCATGCCAACAGCTTCGACTTCATCCTCAACACCGTGGCCGCGCCGCACAACCTGGACGCCTTCCTCACCCTGCTCAAGTGGGACGGCACCATGACCCTGGTCGGCGTACCCGCCGAGCCGCACCCGGCGCCCAGCGTGTTCAACCTGGTGATGAAGCGCCGCCAGCTGGCCGGCTCGCTCATCGGCGGCATCCGCGAGACCCAGGAGATGCTGGACTTCTGCGCCAAGCACGGCATCGTCTCGGACATCGAGCAGATCGCCATCCAGGACATCAACGAAGCCTATGAGCGCATGCTCAAGAGCGATGTGAAGTATCGCTTCGTGATCGACATGCAAAGCCTCAAGCAGGGCCAGACCGCGGCCTGA
- a CDS encoding neutral zinc metallopeptidase — MQWDKGQRSDNVEQASGGRGMKIGGGLGLGGVALVVVFGLLSGQSPTQILGNLISLSGQSAPSQQQTTAPADNRQVDFVRVVLGETENTWTRIFQAHGEQYQPPKLVLFNGQVQSGCGGATAASGPFYCPADSKVYLDLTFFQELQQRFGADGDFARAYVIAHEVGHHVQNLTGTTSKMEAARRRGIPTEGATGLSVRLELQADCYAGVWANDAQKRLNWLEPGDLEKALNAANAIGDDRLQRQSQGRVVPDSFTHGSSAQRVKWFRAGFDSGKVESCDTFAAKAL, encoded by the coding sequence ATGCAGTGGGACAAGGGACAACGTAGCGACAATGTAGAACAGGCCAGCGGTGGACGCGGCATGAAGATCGGCGGCGGCCTGGGCCTGGGCGGCGTGGCCCTGGTGGTGGTGTTCGGCCTGCTCAGCGGCCAGAGCCCGACGCAGATCCTGGGCAACCTGATCAGCCTCAGCGGCCAGAGCGCGCCGAGCCAGCAGCAGACCACCGCCCCGGCGGACAATCGCCAGGTGGATTTCGTCCGCGTGGTGCTGGGCGAGACCGAAAATACCTGGACGCGCATCTTCCAGGCCCATGGCGAGCAGTACCAGCCGCCCAAGCTGGTGCTGTTCAACGGCCAGGTGCAATCCGGTTGCGGTGGCGCCACGGCGGCCAGCGGCCCCTTCTATTGCCCGGCGGACAGCAAGGTCTACCTGGACCTCACCTTCTTCCAGGAACTGCAGCAGCGCTTCGGCGCCGATGGCGACTTCGCCCGTGCCTATGTCATCGCCCACGAGGTCGGGCACCACGTGCAGAACCTCACCGGCACCACCAGCAAGATGGAAGCGGCCCGTCGCCGTGGCATCCCCACCGAAGGTGCCACCGGGTTGTCGGTGCGGCTGGAACTGCAGGCCGACTGCTATGCCGGGGTCTGGGCCAACGACGCCCAGAAACGCTTGAACTGGCTGGAGCCGGGTGACCTGGAAAAAGCCCTGAACGCCGCCAACGCCATTGGCGACGACCGCCTGCAACGCCAGTCCCAAGGTCGCGTGGTGCCGGACTCCTTTACCCATGGCAGCTCAGCGCAGCGGGTCAAGTGGTTCCGCGCGGGCTTCGACAGTGGCAAGGTGGAGAGCTGCGACACCTTCGCCGCCAAAGCGCTCTGA
- a CDS encoding ATP-binding protein produces the protein MSLQRSSSDQQPASDLRQYERQTLESLATGLPLANVLHALMQRVEHLAQVRLHACILLLSDDGRFLQDGIAPSLPDAYSRDLGRLEIGPQAGSCGTAAYRREAVYVEDIARDPLWAGARDLALRYGLRACWSMPLLALDGRLLGTFANYFLEPRRPLAAERDAFRLVTETAALAIERHQADLQLRESEDHYRHLVELNPQYTWTCDPSGRLMVFSPRWQQLTGQDDLQAEGFWSLLHPDDRLVTRRAWDAACRAGQAYDQEHRVRLADGSHCWMRTRAYPRRDEAGRVIRWYGTSEDIDDRREAEEALRRERATLEVQVQARTAELEETNRQLREEMHSRAQAEELLRQAQKMEAVGQLTGGIAHDFNNLLAGIQASLDLLRRRLPAEALAGVGGLLDTATQSVGRGASLTHRLLAFSRRQTLNPQAVDVAQLIGDFQELLLHSLGPQIRCQLELDAGLWPVEADPHQLENALLNLAINSRDAMPAGGTLTISARNWVQRDADPALPAGDYLLIEVADDGVGMPPEVLERVFEPFFTTKPVGQGSGLGLSMIYGFVRQSRGQVNVTSTPGQGCRVSLLLPRHPAPPIRVPLAASSAKAARTLPSVRVLLVEDDAVIRELLVQLFVDQGWRYRDAVDADAALEALREGEGFDLLITDVGLPGLNGRLLANAARTLRPHLPVLFITGYAAGSEPPVPLIGERMAVLAKPFTLDAFVARVQNILSTTERLGFEG, from the coding sequence ATGAGCCTTCAGCGATCTTCCAGCGATCAGCAGCCTGCCAGTGACCTGCGCCAGTACGAGCGCCAGACGCTGGAAAGCCTTGCCACCGGGCTGCCGTTGGCCAACGTGCTGCATGCCTTGATGCAACGGGTGGAGCATCTGGCGCAGGTGCGCCTGCATGCCTGCATCCTGCTGCTCAGCGATGACGGTCGTTTCTTGCAGGACGGGATCGCGCCGAGCCTGCCGGACGCCTACAGCCGCGATCTCGGTCGGCTGGAAATAGGTCCGCAGGCGGGTTCCTGCGGCACCGCCGCCTACCGGCGCGAAGCCGTCTATGTCGAGGACATTGCACGCGATCCGCTGTGGGCCGGCGCTCGGGACCTGGCACTACGTTACGGCCTGCGCGCCTGTTGGTCGATGCCGCTGCTGGCCCTGGATGGCCGGCTGCTGGGCACCTTCGCCAACTATTTCCTGGAGCCGCGGCGCCCTCTGGCCGCCGAGCGCGACGCCTTTCGCCTGGTTACCGAGACCGCGGCCCTGGCCATCGAGCGTCATCAGGCGGATCTGCAGCTGCGCGAGAGCGAAGACCACTATCGGCACCTGGTGGAGCTCAATCCGCAATACACCTGGACCTGTGACCCCAGCGGCCGACTCATGGTCTTCTCGCCGCGCTGGCAGCAGCTGACCGGCCAGGATGACTTGCAGGCCGAGGGTTTCTGGTCGCTGCTGCATCCGGATGACCGCCTGGTGACCCGGCGAGCCTGGGACGCGGCGTGCCGCGCCGGCCAGGCCTACGATCAGGAGCATCGGGTGCGGCTGGCGGATGGCAGCCATTGCTGGATGCGCACCCGCGCCTATCCGCGCCGCGACGAGGCTGGGCGGGTGATCCGCTGGTACGGTACCAGCGAGGACATCGACGACCGTCGCGAGGCCGAGGAAGCGCTGCGCCGCGAGCGCGCCACCCTGGAGGTCCAGGTGCAGGCGCGTACCGCCGAGCTGGAAGAGACCAATCGCCAGCTGCGCGAAGAGATGCACAGTCGCGCCCAGGCCGAGGAGCTGCTGCGCCAGGCGCAGAAGATGGAGGCCGTGGGCCAGCTCACTGGCGGCATCGCCCATGATTTCAACAATCTCCTGGCCGGCATCCAGGCCAGCCTGGATCTGTTGCGCCGCCGGTTGCCGGCGGAGGCCCTGGCTGGCGTCGGCGGGCTGCTCGATACCGCGACCCAGTCGGTGGGGCGAGGCGCCAGTCTCACCCATCGCCTGCTGGCCTTTTCCCGCCGGCAGACGCTCAATCCCCAGGCGGTCGACGTGGCCCAACTGATCGGCGACTTCCAGGAGTTGCTGCTGCACAGCCTGGGGCCGCAGATTCGCTGCCAGCTCGAGCTGGACGCAGGGCTCTGGCCGGTCGAGGCCGATCCCCACCAGCTGGAAAATGCCCTGCTCAACCTGGCCATCAACAGCCGCGATGCCATGCCCGCGGGCGGCACCCTGACCATCAGCGCGCGCAACTGGGTGCAGCGCGACGCCGACCCGGCGCTGCCAGCGGGTGACTACCTGCTGATCGAGGTCGCTGACGACGGCGTGGGCATGCCTCCGGAGGTGCTGGAGCGGGTGTTCGAACCCTTCTTCACCACCAAGCCCGTGGGCCAGGGGTCCGGGCTGGGGCTGTCCATGATCTATGGTTTCGTGCGGCAGTCCCGTGGCCAGGTGAACGTGACCAGTACGCCGGGGCAGGGCTGTCGGGTGAGCCTGCTGCTGCCGCGTCATCCGGCCCCGCCGATCCGCGTGCCCCTGGCCGCCTCCAGCGCTAAGGCGGCCCGCACGCTGCCCAGCGTCCGGGTGCTGCTGGTGGAGGACGATGCGGTCATTCGCGAGTTGCTGGTGCAGCTGTTCGTCGACCAGGGTTGGCGTTATCGCGATGCGGTCGATGCCGACGCGGCCCTGGAGGCGCTGCGCGAAGGCGAGGGCTTCGACCTGCTGATCACCGATGTCGGGTTGCCGGGGCTGAACGGCCGGCTGCTGGCCAACGCGGCCCGTACCCTGCGCCCGCACCTGCCGGTCCTCTTCATCACGGGGTATGCGGCGGGCAGCGAGCCTCCCGTGCCCCTGATCGGTGAGCGGATGGCCGTATTGGCCAAGCCCTTCACCCTGGATGCCTTCGTCGCCAGAGTGCAGAACATCCTCAGTACTACCGAGCGACTGGGTTTCGAGGGCTAG
- a CDS encoding HAD family hydrolase — protein sequence MTLRHLSHWVFDLDGTLTLAVHDFAAIRRHLGIPEQADILHHLADLPPTEREAKHAWLFEHERELAVAARPAPGAVDLVRALHERGCHLGILTRNARDLALLTLAAIGLEDCFEPAAVLGRDEAPPKPHPGGLLHLAERWQVAPTSLVMIGDHRYDLECGRAAGCRTLQVNQPGDPWPASRDQRFEDCTEILAAL from the coding sequence ATGACGCTGCGTCACCTCAGCCACTGGGTGTTCGACCTGGACGGCACCCTGACCCTGGCGGTACACGACTTCGCCGCCATTCGCCGCCACCTGGGCATTCCCGAGCAGGCCGACATCCTGCATCACCTGGCCGACCTGCCGCCCACCGAGCGCGAGGCCAAGCACGCCTGGCTGTTCGAGCACGAACGGGAACTGGCCGTCGCCGCGCGCCCGGCGCCGGGCGCCGTGGACCTGGTGCGCGCGCTGCATGAACGCGGGTGCCACCTGGGCATCCTGACCCGCAACGCGCGCGACCTGGCGTTGCTGACCCTGGCGGCCATCGGCCTGGAAGACTGCTTCGAGCCTGCCGCCGTGCTCGGCCGCGACGAGGCCCCGCCCAAGCCCCATCCGGGTGGCCTGCTGCATCTCGCCGAGCGCTGGCAGGTGGCGCCCACCAGCCTGGTGATGATCGGCGATCACCGCTATGACCTGGAATGTGGGCGAGCGGCGGGCTGCCGTACGCTGCAGGTCAACCAGCCTGGCGATCCCTGGCCGGCATCGCGCGACCAGCGTTTCGAGGACTGCACGGAAATCCTGGCGGCGCTTTGA
- a CDS encoding haloacid dehalogenase type II: MTTTVRALLFDVFGTVVDWRGSLVNGLQGLSAKHGVQGDWERLADAWRAEAYEAILPQIEARSLPWLPLDDVHRLALDELLPRHGLVGLTDAEVAWVNRLWHRLDPWPDAVPGLQRLRQGYPVCALSNGNVSLLLDMARHAGLPWDMLFGADLFRRYKPAAEVYLGACALLDLQPEQVMLCAAHNGDLQAAKELGLATAFIQRPREKGSASGEVSAGGWDIDASDLQDLADQLGLPATGMVPDQDSSQR, translated from the coding sequence ATGACGACGACCGTTCGGGCGCTACTTTTCGATGTCTTCGGCACCGTGGTGGACTGGCGCGGCAGCCTGGTCAACGGCCTGCAGGGGCTGTCCGCCAAGCATGGCGTCCAGGGCGACTGGGAGCGGCTGGCCGATGCCTGGCGCGCCGAAGCCTACGAGGCCATCCTGCCGCAGATCGAAGCACGCAGCCTGCCCTGGCTGCCCCTCGACGACGTTCATCGCCTGGCACTGGACGAACTGCTGCCACGCCACGGCCTGGTCGGCCTGACCGATGCCGAGGTGGCCTGGGTCAATCGCCTCTGGCATCGCCTCGATCCCTGGCCCGATGCCGTACCGGGCCTGCAGCGGCTGCGCCAGGGCTACCCCGTCTGCGCCCTGTCCAATGGCAACGTCAGCCTCCTGCTGGACATGGCGCGGCATGCCGGACTGCCCTGGGACATGCTGTTCGGCGCCGATCTGTTCCGGCGCTACAAGCCGGCCGCGGAGGTGTACCTGGGCGCCTGCGCCCTGCTCGATCTGCAACCCGAGCAGGTGATGCTCTGCGCCGCCCACAACGGCGATCTGCAGGCAGCCAAGGAGCTGGGCCTGGCCACCGCCTTCATCCAGCGCCCGCGTGAAAAGGGTTCGGCCAGCGGCGAGGTCTCGGCCGGCGGCTGGGATATCGACGCGAGCGATCTGCAGGACTTGGCCGACCAGCTGGGATTGCCAGCGACCGGCATGGTCCCCGACCAAGACAGCAGCCAGCGCTGA
- a CDS encoding CatB-related O-acetyltransferase codes for MGFLDKLRKKRERQALAALPRLHQRTARLRRELPDYEIGAGTYGAPRVFDLKEGATLRLGSYTSIAEGVRILLGGLHRLDWVTTYPFPAFVDGLAHITDYGGTRGDVVIGSDCWICTDALILSGVTIGHGAVVAAGAVVTRDVPPYAVVGGNPARFIKWRFPEATCQTLLDIAWWDWPEADILAAGERLCSPDIEGFIAYAQARHPAP; via the coding sequence ATGGGTTTTCTCGATAAGCTGCGCAAGAAACGTGAACGTCAGGCGCTGGCCGCCCTGCCCCGGCTGCACCAGCGCACGGCGCGTCTGCGCCGCGAGCTGCCCGATTACGAGATCGGCGCCGGCACCTATGGCGCGCCCAGGGTGTTCGATCTCAAGGAAGGCGCCACCCTGCGTCTGGGAAGCTATACCTCCATCGCCGAGGGGGTACGCATCCTGCTCGGCGGTCTGCACCGGCTGGACTGGGTGACCACCTACCCTTTCCCCGCCTTCGTCGATGGCCTGGCCCATATCACCGACTACGGCGGTACCCGCGGTGACGTGGTGATTGGCAGCGACTGCTGGATCTGTACCGATGCCCTCATCCTGTCCGGGGTCACCATCGGCCATGGCGCGGTGGTCGCCGCGGGCGCCGTGGTCACCCGCGACGTGCCGCCGTATGCCGTGGTGGGCGGCAATCCGGCGCGCTTCATCAAGTGGCGCTTTCCCGAGGCTACCTGTCAAACCTTACTCGACATCGCCTGGTGGGACTGGCCGGAGGCGGACATCCTCGCCGCTGGCGAACGGCTGTGCAGCCCGGACATCGAGGGTTTCATCGCCTACGCCCAGGCGCGCCATCCGGCGCCCTGA
- the tsaA gene encoding tRNA (N6-threonylcarbamoyladenosine(37)-N6)-methyltransferase TrmO, whose amino-acid sequence MQHSVTPIGHVRSCFKEKFAIPRQPALAPAARGVLELLPPFDRPEAVEGLEGVSHVWLLFLFHQALESQPRLRVRPPRLGGNRYLGVFATRATHRPNGIGQSVVRLDGLEPGRLLLSGLDLLDGTPVLDIKPYVPYADSPPGAHNAIAEAPPPALAVSWAAAARAQAEAHGQRLGEPLAELIEQCLAQDPRPAYQTPTPERRYGVRLWDVEVHWHYPTAASIQVLDVTATV is encoded by the coding sequence ATGCAGCACAGCGTCACCCCCATCGGCCACGTCCGTTCCTGCTTCAAGGAGAAGTTCGCCATTCCCCGGCAGCCGGCCCTGGCGCCAGCCGCCCGCGGCGTGCTGGAACTGCTGCCGCCTTTCGACCGTCCCGAGGCGGTAGAGGGCCTGGAAGGCGTCAGCCACGTCTGGCTGCTGTTCCTCTTCCATCAGGCCCTGGAAAGCCAGCCGCGCCTGCGGGTGCGACCGCCGCGCCTGGGGGGCAATCGCTACCTGGGCGTCTTCGCTACCCGCGCCACCCACAGACCCAACGGCATCGGCCAGTCGGTAGTGCGCCTCGACGGCCTCGAACCAGGACGGCTGCTGCTCTCGGGCCTCGATCTGCTCGATGGCACCCCGGTGCTGGATATCAAGCCCTATGTGCCCTATGCCGACAGCCCTCCGGGCGCCCACAACGCCATCGCCGAGGCGCCACCGCCCGCACTGGCGGTCAGCTGGGCGGCGGCCGCGCGCGCCCAGGCCGAGGCCCATGGCCAGCGCCTGGGCGAACCCCTGGCCGAGCTGATCGAGCAGTGCCTGGCCCAGGATCCGCGACCGGCCTACCAGACGCCGACGCCCGAGCGGCGCTACGGAGTGCGGCTGTGGGATGTGGAGGTGCACTGGCACTATCCAACCGCGGCCTCCATCCAGGTGCTGGACGTCACCGCCACGGTCTGA